Within Alteribacter lacisalsi, the genomic segment TCAGGACGTCTTCTTTATCGTGGTTTTTCAGAACTGCGGCCATGATTTTTCCGACCTGTTTCATTTCGTCTTTTCCAAAACCGCGGGATGTTACTGCAGCAGTACCGAGACGAAGACCGCTTGTCACGAACGGACTTTCCGGATCAAATGGAATCGTGTTTTTGTTCGTGGTAATTTTCACGTCGTCAAGAGCTTCCTCCGCCACTTTACCGGTAATGCCGAGGCTCTGCAGATCCAGCAGGACAAGGTGGTTGTCCGTGCCGCCGGATACAAGGTTGACGCCTTCTTCTTTCAGGGTTTCAGCAAGAACAGCAGCGTTTTCAGTTACTTTTTTCGCGTAGCCGGTAAACTCATCGCCGAGTGCTTCGCCAAGGGCAACAGCCTTCGCTGCGATCACGTGCATAAGCGGACCGCCCTGAAGACCCGGGAAAATAGCTTTGTCAATCTTCTTTGCATACTCCTCTTTGCAAAGAATCATTCCCCCGCGGGGGCCGCGGAGGGTTTTGTGCGTAGTGGTGGTCACAAAGTCGGCGTGCGGTACCGGGTTCGGGTGAAGACCGGCAGCAACGAGACCGGCGATATGTGCCATGTCCACCATCAGGTAAGCGTCCACTTCGTCAGCAATCTCACGGAATTTCGAGAAATCAATACTGCGTGGATACGCACTGGCTCCGGCTACGATCAGTTTCGGCTTGTGCTCAATCGCTTTCGCACGAACGTCATCATAATCGATCACCTGCTTATCCTTATCCACACCGTAGTCCACAAAGTTATACTGCTTGCCGCTGAAGTTGACAGGGCTTCCGTGAGTCAGATGTCCTCCATGATTGAGGTTCATGCCGAGCACGGTGTCACCCTGGTCCAGAATCGTATAATAAACTGCCATGTTCGCCTGGGCCCCGGAGTGAGGCTGGACGTTAACATGATCGGCACCGAACAGGCGCTTGGCACGGTCGCGGGCAATATTCTCGACCACGTCCACATGCTCACATCCGCCATAATAGCGTTTCGCCGGATAACCTTCGGCGTATTTATTCGTCAGCACAGATCCCTGCGCTTCCATCACTGCTTCCGAAACAAAGTTCTCTGATGCGATCAGCTCGATGTTCTCCTGCTGGCGCTCCAGTTCATTGTTCATTGCCTTAAACACGTCATCGTCCTGTTTCTTGATATGTGTCATTCGCTGCGTATCGTTCAACGTTTCCATACCTTCTTTCGCCTCCTCAAATGAATCCGTACCAGACGGCATCGCGGTTGGTGTTTTGCTGATAAATTCCGGAGTGATCTAACTGCCCCGGCGGTCCGGGCCCAGTTACGCTCACTCACCTTACCCAGTATACCGTATTTCAAGGCCAGTTTTCACCCCGCATTCAGACTTTTCCGGAAAAAAGAGCGGAGCGGCTTCAGAGGGCTTGAATTGGGATGGGGCTGGTCGGCGTATCCTCGATCCGCTATGGGGCGACGGATGTTTATCCGCGAATTTCTTATTATATCCGCTATCCTAGCTGGATATCCGCGATTTCCTCAATATATCCGCGATAATTTCATTTTATCCGCGATCTCCCGCCGATATCCGCTAACAAGAATGATTCTAACGATGAGCGCAGAAAAAACTCAACCCGGAGGCCATCAGGCTTCCGGGTCGTAAATTAAACGTCAAATCAGTCACAAAACGTGCCGTCTTGCGGTACTTTATATACTGCTCGTTCGCCGCCGATCAGCTTCGGCCTGGTGCGGGCGAGAGTCAGGTGCGCTTCTCCGACTGCCTTGATCGGGCTTCTGACCGGTACCGCTACCGGTCGGAGATGCATGCCGATCAGTGTATCACCGATGTCGACTCCGCCGTGGGCCTGCAGGTTTTCCACCAGAACGGGGCGGTTCATCTGACGATACGCAAAGGAGGCCATGGAGCCCCCGGCTTTCGGCATCGGGATGGCCGACACCTGGTTATCAAGACGCCATTCCGCGGCCGCCTCCTCTTCAATCACAAGAGCGCGGTTTAAATGCTCGCAGCACTGAAACACCAGATGAACGCCGGTTTCCCGGCGGAACAGGTCAAACGCTTCCCAAAGGGCGCCGGCGATTTCCATGGCGCCGGCCGTACCGATATGCTCGCCCTTCACTTCACTCGTACTCGTCCCCACTACCACGATTTGACCGGGGCGAAAGCCTGCCTGTTTCTGCAAATCCCGAAGCGCTGTTGTCAGGTCTTCCGTTAGTCGAGCCGGTTCGATTTTCATCGCAGTCCCTCCTTTCAGAGTAACAAATCAGTTTTCGTAGCTGGCGATTTTTCCGATCCGGGTGGCGTGGCGTCCGCCTTCAAATTCCGTGGTTAGCCATACTTTTGCGATTTCTCTGGCCAGTCCCGGTCCAATCACCCGCTCACCCATGGAAAGAACGTTGCTGTCGTTATGTTCCCGGGTGGCTTTTGCGCTGAACAGATCATGCACCAGCGCGCAGCGGATGCCTTTCACTTTGTTGGCGGCAATGCTCATACCGATGCCTGTTCCGCATATCACGATTCCCCGGTCCACTTCCCCGTTTGCTACCATTTCGGCAGCAGGAATGCCGTAGTCAGGGTAATCGACTGAGTCGCTGCAGTCACAGCCTACGTCCGTGTAGGTAATACCAAGCTCGTCCATGAGTGATTTTATTTCTTCTTTCAGATTTCTTCCGCCGTGGTCTGATCCGATTGCTACTTTCATCGTTTGTATCCTCCTTAGGTTCGTAAAGCCATGATGTGTTTATTTTCCCAGAATGGTCCGGTACGGGCAACTATGCTTTCCCGGTCAGTCACCCTGTTTCAGTTTTTCCACCAGCCGATCCACCGCTTCCTCAATTTCAGAAAGCGTGTCTCTGTAGATCTGATCGCTTCCTCCGAACGGGTCGACCACATCGATTGACGGATAGTCCTGTAGGATCTGATCAATCGCTTCCTGATGAGGTCTGATCTCCTCTAACAGCTCTCGCTCCAGCTCCTGCTGTTTGACTAAGTCTCCAGTGGCATTATACTCTTCCACTTTGTCCTGGTTGTCGTTGATAAAGCGGACCCGTTTCATCTCAAGTTCAGCTGCCTCCCGGTCGAGCATCCGCTTTTTTTCCCGGTTCTCAGAGGTGTCGTAGGCATATTCCTTTAACGTATAGACGATCTTGTTCATATGGGGAAACTGCTCAATCAGCCGTCGTTTGTGGTCCTGTGTCATCGTCAGTACAAGATCCGCCCAGTCGAGAAGTTCTTCTGTTACGGTTTGGGATTGATGGGAATGGGGGATGTTTCGTTCGTCCAGGGCGTTCCGCGAGCCTTGTGAAAGCCCCATCCCCGGCATGCCGTACATGCCTGCCGATTTCACATCCGTTTCAAGCGAAGCCTCTTTCGCTTTTTTCCTGTACACAGCTTCTGCTGCAGGGCTCCGGCACGTGTTGCCGGTACATACAAACAATATATTTTTCATGTGCGGTTCAAACCTCCTGAACGCAAAATTAATCTGTTAAACTGCTACACGTATATTTTACCACACG encodes:
- the glyA gene encoding serine hydroxymethyltransferase, whose translation is MTHIKKQDDDVFKAMNNELERQQENIELIASENFVSEAVMEAQGSVLTNKYAEGYPAKRYYGGCEHVDVVENIARDRAKRLFGADHVNVQPHSGAQANMAVYYTILDQGDTVLGMNLNHGGHLTHGSPVNFSGKQYNFVDYGVDKDKQVIDYDDVRAKAIEHKPKLIVAGASAYPRSIDFSKFREIADEVDAYLMVDMAHIAGLVAAGLHPNPVPHADFVTTTTHKTLRGPRGGMILCKEEYAKKIDKAIFPGLQGGPLMHVIAAKAVALGEALGDEFTGYAKKVTENAAVLAETLKEEGVNLVSGGTDNHLVLLDLQSLGITGKVAEEALDDVKITTNKNTIPFDPESPFVTSGLRLGTAAVTSRGFGKDEMKQVGKIMAAVLKNHDKEDVLNAAREDVVKLTSGFPLYK
- a CDS encoding TIGR01440 family protein; the protein is MKIEPARLTEDLTTALRDLQKQAGFRPGQIVVVGTSTSEVKGEHIGTAGAMEIAGALWEAFDLFRRETGVHLVFQCCEHLNRALVIEEEAAAEWRLDNQVSAIPMPKAGGSMASFAYRQMNRPVLVENLQAHGGVDIGDTLIGMHLRPVAVPVRSPIKAVGEAHLTLARTRPKLIGGERAVYKVPQDGTFCD
- the rpiB gene encoding ribose 5-phosphate isomerase B; this encodes MKVAIGSDHGGRNLKEEIKSLMDELGITYTDVGCDCSDSVDYPDYGIPAAEMVANGEVDRGIVICGTGIGMSIAANKVKGIRCALVHDLFSAKATREHNDSNVLSMGERVIGPGLAREIAKVWLTTEFEGGRHATRIGKIASYEN
- a CDS encoding low molecular weight protein arginine phosphatase, encoding MKNILFVCTGNTCRSPAAEAVYRKKAKEASLETDVKSAGMYGMPGMGLSQGSRNALDERNIPHSHQSQTVTEELLDWADLVLTMTQDHKRRLIEQFPHMNKIVYTLKEYAYDTSENREKKRMLDREAAELEMKRVRFINDNQDKVEEYNATGDLVKQQELERELLEEIRPHQEAIDQILQDYPSIDVVDPFGGSDQIYRDTLSEIEEAVDRLVEKLKQGD